From a region of the Paenibacillus lutimineralis genome:
- the nrdF gene encoding class 1b ribonucleoside-diphosphate reductase subunit beta, with the protein MCALQAVNWNRPDDDFTMMFWNQNIMQFWTDDEIPLSDDKMSWMTLNEDEKDAYMKVLGGLTLLDTVQGGVGMPQIMEHVEGLQRKAVLGFMGMMEQIHAKSYSSIFTTLASNEEIDEIFRWVEQNPMLQTKAATIREYYTSINSPRELYLAMASSVLLESYLFYSGFFYPLYLAGQGKMTCSGEIIDLILRDESIHGVYVGVLAQEVFARLDEEEQKDVSDTLQGLLRDLHANEEQYTELIYTKIGLVDEVKTFLRYNANKAFMNLGLEPPFEDEEINPIVLNGIRTDTKQHDFFSKKGNGYVRALNVEPLTDEDFNF; encoded by the coding sequence ATGTGCGCATTACAAGCAGTGAACTGGAACCGTCCGGATGATGATTTTACGATGATGTTCTGGAATCAGAATATTATGCAATTCTGGACCGATGATGAAATCCCGTTGTCCGATGACAAAATGTCGTGGATGACGTTGAATGAAGATGAGAAAGATGCCTATATGAAGGTGCTTGGCGGGCTGACACTGCTCGATACAGTACAGGGCGGCGTCGGCATGCCGCAGATTATGGAGCATGTAGAGGGGCTGCAGCGCAAAGCGGTGCTTGGCTTTATGGGGATGATGGAGCAGATTCACGCCAAGTCCTACAGCAGCATTTTCACTACGCTGGCTTCTAATGAAGAGATCGATGAAATTTTCCGTTGGGTAGAGCAGAACCCGATGCTGCAGACGAAGGCGGCGACCATTCGCGAATACTACACGAGCATCAATTCTCCGCGTGAGCTGTACTTGGCCATGGCGTCATCCGTTCTACTTGAGAGCTACTTGTTCTATAGCGGATTTTTCTATCCTCTCTATCTGGCGGGTCAAGGCAAGATGACCTGCAGCGGAGAGATTATCGACTTGATTTTGCGCGATGAAAGCATTCATGGCGTCTATGTCGGCGTACTGGCGCAGGAAGTTTTTGCGAGGCTCGATGAAGAAGAACAGAAGGATGTATCTGATACACTGCAGGGCCTGCTGAGAGATCTGCATGCTAATGAAGAGCAGTATACAGAGCTGATATATACGAAGATCGGCTTAGTGGATGAGGTTAAGACGTTCTTGCGCTACAATGCCAACAAGGCGTTTATGAATCTGGGTCTGGAGCCGCCGTTCGAGGACGAGGAGATCAATCCGATCGTACTCAATGGTATCCGTACGGATACGAAGCAGCATGACTTTTTCTCCAAAAAAGGTAACGGCTACGTACGTGCGTTGAACGTTGAGCCGCTCACGGACGAAGATTTTAATTTCTAA
- a CDS encoding GTP-binding protein, with product MLTEQGTRKKIPVTVLSGYLGAGKTTLLNHVLHNKDGLKVAVIVNDMSEVNVDANLVKSGNALSRTEEKLVEMSNGCICCTLRDDLLREVQKLAAEGRFDYILIESSGISEPVPVAQTFTYANPDLDIDLTSLSRLDTMVTVVDANRFWHDFASGESLLDRDQGATEADYRDIVDLLIDQIETCDVLLLNKCDLVEEEELVKLEAVLRKLQPSAKIIRTVNGIVDPKEILNTGLFDFEKTSMSSGWIAELTKKEHTPETEEYGIGSFVYRSRIPFHPQRLSYFFSNWPEEVVRAKGLVWIAAQGDYAASLSQAGTSIQFGPAGYWLASMPVDQQREVLESEPEARERWDDNWGDRMTELVFIGIDMDREDIQKRLARCLLSDDEMKQDWSRFNNPLPWAVEEFHN from the coding sequence ATGCTTACTGAACAAGGAACAAGGAAGAAGATCCCGGTAACGGTTCTAAGCGGTTATTTGGGAGCAGGGAAAACAACACTGCTGAATCATGTCCTGCACAATAAGGACGGATTAAAGGTTGCAGTTATTGTGAATGACATGAGTGAAGTCAACGTTGATGCCAATCTGGTGAAGTCGGGTAACGCATTATCAAGAACGGAGGAGAAGCTTGTAGAGATGTCCAACGGCTGCATTTGCTGCACACTACGCGACGATCTGCTGCGCGAAGTGCAGAAGCTGGCCGCTGAAGGGCGCTTCGATTACATTCTGATCGAATCGTCCGGAATCAGTGAACCTGTCCCGGTTGCACAGACCTTTACTTATGCCAACCCGGATCTGGATATCGATTTAACCTCTCTGTCCCGCTTGGATACGATGGTTACTGTCGTGGATGCGAACCGCTTCTGGCATGATTTTGCCTCGGGAGAGAGTCTGCTTGATCGGGATCAGGGAGCAACGGAGGCTGACTATAGAGATATCGTTGATCTTCTCATCGACCAGATCGAGACCTGTGATGTTCTGCTGCTGAACAAATGCGATCTGGTTGAAGAGGAAGAGCTGGTTAAGCTGGAGGCGGTGTTACGAAAGCTTCAGCCGTCGGCCAAAATCATTCGTACCGTGAATGGAATTGTCGACCCCAAGGAAATTTTAAACACCGGCTTGTTTGATTTTGAAAAGACGAGCATGTCCTCGGGCTGGATCGCTGAGCTTACCAAGAAGGAGCATACTCCAGAGACTGAGGAATATGGAATTGGATCATTTGTGTACCGTAGCAGGATCCCATTTCATCCGCAGCGTCTCAGTTATTTCTTCAGCAATTGGCCAGAGGAGGTCGTGCGGGCGAAAGGGCTGGTATGGATCGCAGCGCAAGGTGATTATGCAGCATCCCTAAGTCAAGCCGGAACTTCTATCCAGTTCGGTCCCGCAGGGTACTGGCTGGCTTCAATGCCGGTAGACCAGCAGCGTGAAGTTTTGGAGAGCGAGCCTGAGGCTCGGGAGCGCTGGGATGATAACTGGGGTGATCGAATGACCGAGCTCGTCTTCATCGGCATCGACATGGATCGGGAGGACATCCAAAAGAGACTGGCCCGCTGCTTGCTGAGTGACGATGAAATGAAGCAAGACTGGAGTCGATTCAATAACCCGCTTCCTTGGGCGGTGGAGGAATTTCATAATTAG
- a CDS encoding helix-turn-helix domain-containing protein → MEVIDKTQQVIDSLEADIMNVDYEKIAQLTGIPLGLYQRIFTYLCNISLTGYVRKRKLTRSAEMLLSESKSVTEVALECGYESNSSFSRAFKELFSVSPATISRDLYEENAFHPLSFINTDTYYVLKGRRIMANLEKLEYVNTDDMLLIGISNNDYGVTTHELWQVFWEQGFDKKLAELEENQIGMEDCIGVGYMTDFANESGLGDTYIVGKYFKPGTPVPDGMTGRTIKSGMIAKAQISATSLDEIISNAYILISDMVQKNGYTLDYDSFYWLEFYTVSRFCDAMESGAERVILDWHMPCRKYNQL, encoded by the coding sequence ATGGAAGTCATAGATAAGACACAACAGGTTATAGATTCACTCGAAGCTGACATCATGAATGTGGATTATGAGAAAATTGCCCAATTAACAGGGATTCCATTGGGACTCTATCAGCGTATTTTTACATATCTCTGCAATATTAGTCTGACAGGGTATGTACGAAAGAGAAAGCTCACCCGCTCTGCAGAAATGCTTCTCTCAGAGAGTAAAAGTGTAACCGAAGTGGCGCTTGAATGTGGTTATGAGAGCAATTCATCCTTCTCAAGAGCATTTAAGGAGTTGTTTTCTGTTTCACCAGCAACGATCTCAAGAGATCTATATGAAGAAAATGCATTCCACCCGCTTTCTTTTATTAATACAGACACCTATTATGTTTTGAAAGGCAGGAGAATTATGGCCAATCTCGAAAAGCTGGAATATGTGAATACGGATGATATGCTCCTTATTGGTATAAGCAATAATGACTATGGGGTTACAACCCATGAATTATGGCAGGTTTTTTGGGAGCAGGGATTTGATAAAAAGCTGGCCGAGCTTGAAGAAAATCAGATAGGAATGGAAGACTGTATTGGTGTCGGTTACATGACTGATTTTGCAAATGAGAGCGGTCTTGGCGATACTTACATTGTTGGCAAGTATTTCAAACCTGGCACTCCGGTACCTGATGGCATGACAGGCAGAACGATAAAGAGCGGAATGATTGCAAAGGCACAGATTAGTGCCACAAGCCTGGACGAGATTATTAGCAATGCATATATCCTTATTTCCGACATGGTGCAAAAAAATGGCTATACACTTGATTATGACTCTTTCTACTGGCTGGAATTTTACACGGTTAGTAGATTCTGCGACGCTATGGAGAGCGGTGCAGAGCGAGTAATTCTGGATTGGCATATGCCGTGCAGAAAATATAATCAGCTCTAA
- a CDS encoding patatin-like phospholipase family protein, protein MKTGLVLGGGAVRGLAHIGVLKVFERNGIEIDRIAGTSMGGAIGGLYAAGVPAEAIEEKILNTPKYRLLDMGIRHRGLLAGNAVHQVINELLQQHNKQGVFIEQLPIEFKAIAVDLMCGQQVVLDHGDLGTALRATTAFPGVFAPRGR, encoded by the coding sequence ATGAAAACCGGGTTGGTATTAGGTGGAGGAGCCGTGCGGGGTCTGGCACATATCGGTGTGCTAAAAGTATTCGAAAGGAACGGGATCGAGATCGATCGTATTGCAGGTACAAGCATGGGCGGGGCTATCGGCGGCTTGTATGCAGCTGGGGTGCCTGCCGAGGCGATTGAGGAGAAGATTCTGAACACTCCGAAGTATCGTCTGCTTGATATGGGAATTCGTCATCGCGGCCTGCTGGCGGGTAATGCAGTTCATCAGGTGATTAATGAATTACTGCAACAACATAACAAGCAAGGGGTGTTCATCGAGCAGCTCCCCATTGAATTCAAAGCGATCGCGGTTGATCTCATGTGCGGACAGCAGGTGGTTCTGGATCATGGGGATTTGGGAACCGCCCTAAGGGCGACCACCGCATTTCCGGGGGTGTTTGCTCCGCGTGGAAGGTGA
- a CDS encoding pyridoxamine 5'-phosphate oxidase family protein, with amino-acid sequence MDGVRYKTREVLDKNKIEKFLQQSRLGHLGMVDGHLPYVVPLNFVWTNEKLYFHGATGGRRNQVMDANPEVCFTVCEEYGTITDPVPAKTDTAYMSVIIFGKAEPVVDLDEATHMLQEMINKYVPGYYNRPLPQQHVDRYRSAVFGGPVQVYRIDPYHITAKENPIETDKMFIPGKNV; translated from the coding sequence ATGGATGGAGTGCGTTACAAGACAAGGGAAGTACTGGACAAGAACAAGATTGAGAAGTTTCTACAGCAATCAAGACTTGGACATCTTGGGATGGTCGATGGTCATCTGCCTTATGTTGTTCCGCTTAATTTTGTTTGGACAAATGAGAAGCTTTACTTCCATGGAGCGACAGGGGGAAGAAGGAATCAGGTAATGGATGCTAATCCAGAGGTCTGTTTTACAGTTTGTGAAGAGTACGGGACCATCACTGATCCGGTGCCAGCCAAGACCGATACAGCGTATATGAGTGTTATAATCTTTGGCAAGGCAGAACCTGTCGTTGATCTTGATGAAGCTACACATATGCTGCAAGAAATGATTAATAAGTATGTGCCTGGGTACTATAATCGGCCGTTACCCCAGCAGCACGTGGACAGATACCGATCTGCCGTATTTGGTGGTCCGGTTCAGGTGTATCGAATAGATCCGTATCATATCACGGCTAAAGAAAATCCGATTGAAACTGATAAAATGTTCATACCGGGAAAAAACGTGTAA
- the nrdE gene encoding class 1b ribonucleoside-diphosphate reductase subunit alpha has product MRHIELNNQLMQRDENGFFQLEKDLEAVAEFMKEVAGRTMTFPTTADKVRYMIDHDYYENVYERYTADEVDQVFAITHSYPFEFPSYMAASKFYTDYALKTNDKSKYLENYPDRVAIVALHLGRGNADTASTLARSMMEQRLQPATPTFLNAGKSRRGEMVSCFLLEMDDSLNSINYVLNTCMQLSKIGGGVAVNLSKLRGRGEAIKGVEGAAKGIMPVLKLMEDAFSYADQMGQRKGSGAGYYNIFGWDVAEFLDSKKINADERIRLKTLSIGLIVPNRFYELAKANEPIHVFGPYSVYKAYGTHLDDMDLDVMYDKLLADDRVKKKKLMSARDMLTKIAMVQLESGYPYIMNKSNANNQHALKNIGQVKMSNLCTEIFQLQETSEIKDYGQEDMIRRDISCNLASLNIVNVMERKKVRESVHEGMVALTGVSDMTSISNAPGVAKANREMHSVGLGVMNLHGYLAKNKIAYESEEAKDFARTFFAMMNYYSLEKSMEIAVQTGEVFAGFEQSEYATGEYFSRYVDTDYRPRTDKVAGLFEGMYIPSPEDWAELQQSVMKNGLYHAYRLAIAPTASISYIQNATSSVMPVVEQIETRTYANSTTYYPMPYLSAENMFFYKSAYQMDQFKVIDLIAEIAPHIDQGISTVLHVNSNVTTRQLARYYLYAAHKGLKSLYYTRTKKLSVEECLTCSV; this is encoded by the coding sequence TTGCGGCATATTGAACTGAACAATCAATTAATGCAGCGTGATGAGAACGGGTTCTTCCAATTAGAGAAGGACCTGGAAGCTGTCGCTGAGTTTATGAAGGAAGTAGCGGGTAGAACGATGACCTTCCCGACTACGGCCGATAAAGTACGGTATATGATCGATCATGACTATTATGAAAATGTGTACGAACGGTATACGGCTGATGAAGTCGATCAAGTATTTGCCATTACCCATAGCTATCCATTTGAATTCCCGTCTTACATGGCGGCATCGAAATTTTATACGGACTATGCGTTGAAGACGAATGACAAGTCCAAGTATTTGGAGAATTATCCCGACCGGGTAGCCATCGTAGCACTACATCTTGGCCGAGGGAATGCAGATACGGCCAGCACGCTGGCACGATCGATGATGGAGCAACGGCTGCAGCCAGCCACTCCAACGTTCCTGAATGCGGGCAAGAGCCGGCGCGGCGAGATGGTCTCCTGCTTCCTACTGGAAATGGACGATTCGCTGAATTCAATCAACTATGTGCTAAATACATGCATGCAGTTGTCCAAAATCGGCGGAGGTGTCGCAGTTAACCTGTCGAAGCTACGCGGACGAGGCGAAGCGATCAAAGGCGTGGAAGGTGCAGCCAAAGGAATTATGCCGGTGCTGAAGCTGATGGAGGATGCCTTCTCCTACGCAGATCAGATGGGACAGCGTAAAGGCTCGGGCGCAGGGTATTACAACATTTTCGGCTGGGATGTCGCAGAGTTTCTGGATAGCAAGAAGATCAACGCCGATGAGCGGATCCGCTTGAAAACTTTGTCGATCGGTTTGATTGTACCGAACCGCTTCTATGAACTGGCCAAGGCTAACGAACCGATTCATGTGTTCGGTCCATATAGTGTATACAAAGCTTACGGAACACATCTGGATGATATGGATCTGGACGTAATGTATGACAAGCTGCTAGCTGACGACCGGGTGAAGAAGAAGAAATTGATGAGCGCACGGGACATGCTGACGAAGATCGCTATGGTTCAGCTGGAATCCGGCTATCCATATATCATGAACAAGAGCAACGCGAACAACCAGCATGCCTTGAAAAATATCGGGCAGGTCAAAATGTCCAACCTGTGTACGGAAATTTTCCAACTGCAGGAGACATCGGAGATCAAGGATTACGGCCAGGAGGATATGATCCGCCGCGACATCAGCTGTAACCTTGCCTCATTGAACATCGTGAACGTGATGGAGCGGAAGAAGGTCCGTGAATCCGTACATGAAGGTATGGTAGCTTTGACGGGTGTTAGTGACATGACGAGCATATCGAACGCTCCAGGCGTTGCCAAGGCGAACCGGGAGATGCATTCCGTTGGTCTTGGCGTCATGAATTTGCACGGATACCTGGCCAAGAACAAAATTGCATATGAGAGCGAAGAGGCAAAAGATTTTGCCCGCACTTTCTTTGCGATGATGAATTATTATTCGCTGGAAAAAAGTATGGAAATTGCTGTACAGACGGGCGAAGTTTTCGCCGGTTTCGAGCAGTCCGAATATGCGACAGGTGAGTATTTCAGTCGTTATGTGGATACGGATTACCGTCCACGCACAGATAAGGTGGCTGGACTGTTTGAAGGTATGTATATCCCATCTCCTGAGGATTGGGCAGAGTTGCAACAATCCGTGATGAAGAATGGGCTATATCATGCCTACAGGTTGGCAATCGCGCCGACCGCAAGTATTTCCTATATTCAGAATGCGACATCCAGTGTGATGCCTGTCGTGGAACAAATCGAGACTCGTACTTATGCGAATTCGACAACTTATTACCCGATGCCGTACTTGAGCGCGGAAAATATGTTCTTCTATAAATCGGCTTATCAAATGGATCAGTTCAAGGTCATCGATCTGATCGCGGAAATTGCACCGCATATTGACCAAGGTATCTCGACGGTTCTGCATGTGAACAGCAATGTGACGACTCGGCAATTGGCGCGCTATTATTTATACGCCGCACATAAAGGGCTGAAATCGTTGTATTATACGCGGACGAAGAAGCTGTCTGTGGAAGAATGCCTGACCTGCTCGGTGTAA
- the nrdI gene encoding class Ib ribonucleoside-diphosphate reductase assembly flavoprotein NrdI — MLIAYDSKTGNVKRFIQKLDLPAVQIDEGMTLEEPFVLITYTTGFGQIPPRVSAFLEHNHGRMLGVAASGNRNWGERFAKSADLISERYQVPVVAKFELSGTKRDAEDFKQEVSRVAAY, encoded by the coding sequence ATGTTAATTGCGTATGATTCCAAAACAGGGAATGTAAAACGGTTCATTCAGAAGCTCGACTTGCCTGCTGTACAAATTGACGAGGGCATGACGCTGGAGGAGCCGTTTGTGCTGATTACATATACGACCGGGTTCGGTCAGATACCACCAAGAGTCTCAGCATTTCTGGAACATAATCATGGGCGGATGCTCGGCGTGGCGGCCAGCGGTAACCGCAATTGGGGAGAGAGATTTGCGAAGAGTGCGGATTTGATCTCCGAGCGTTACCAAGTGCCAGTTGTGGCTAAATTTGAGCTGTCCGGGACGAAGAGGGATGCTGAAGACTTCAAGCAGGAGGTGAGCCGGGTTGCGGCATATTGA
- a CDS encoding Lrp/AsnC family transcriptional regulator — protein MQLTKRRLQFLDKLVELYQRTRLPIHYETLATSLDVSKWTAYDMMREMEKQGFVSRSYEVNSKETGRSQVVFSPTEQATDLFKQSREDNYDSSNWEHTTAHIRKLLGSVKDSNVNEVIRKVMNEISSKASNLEFCGYILGLLLVYIKKLGTKTEHLVTMLVSKRLHSESGILLFVGTVLGTIIQTINEEMGNELTELVSKFLDTLNRLSNNEQRMLSDLLHEALA, from the coding sequence ATGCAGCTTACTAAACGCCGACTGCAATTTCTAGATAAATTGGTTGAATTATATCAACGCACAAGACTACCAATTCATTATGAGACACTAGCGACTTCCTTGGACGTAAGCAAATGGACCGCTTATGATATGATGAGGGAAATGGAGAAGCAGGGGTTCGTAAGCCGCAGCTATGAGGTTAACTCCAAGGAAACCGGGAGGTCGCAGGTTGTATTCTCCCCTACCGAGCAGGCTACCGATCTATTTAAGCAGAGCCGGGAGGATAACTACGATTCGTCCAATTGGGAGCATACGACTGCGCATATCAGGAAGCTGCTAGGCAGTGTCAAGGACAGCAATGTGAATGAGGTTATCCGTAAAGTCATGAACGAAATCTCATCCAAAGCGTCTAATCTAGAGTTCTGCGGTTACATCCTTGGTCTATTATTGGTTTATATCAAGAAGCTCGGTACCAAGACAGAGCATCTGGTCACTATGCTGGTCAGCAAGAGACTTCATAGCGAGAGCGGAATTCTACTGTTTGTCGGCACCGTCCTGGGAACGATTATTCAGACGATTAACGAAGAAATGGGAAATGAACTGACGGAGCTTGTCTCCAAGTTCCTTGATACTTTGAACAGACTGTCCAACAACGAACAGCGGATGCTGTCCGATTTGTTGCATGAAGCTTTAGCTTAA
- a CDS encoding putative ABC transporter permease — MSSALAQRMVLFAIYAFAGWLLETSYASIRERRFVNRGFLCGPFCPIYGFAALLIIAVTAQAGARLDDPLVHGLVIVLVSALLVTWLEYATGWILDRVFHRKWWDYQGRKMNIGGYVCVEYSLLWGALALVLAELIHPAILLLLTPLPSWFDIAAAWIILLYFAIDTGVSVSREWQRKHSSSLHRLKLR; from the coding sequence ATGAGCAGCGCATTAGCACAAAGAATGGTACTGTTTGCGATTTACGCCTTCGCCGGCTGGCTTCTGGAGACATCCTATGCTAGCATCCGAGAGCGGCGTTTTGTTAATAGGGGCTTTTTGTGTGGGCCCTTTTGCCCCATTTATGGCTTTGCAGCGCTATTGATCATCGCAGTTACTGCGCAAGCAGGGGCAAGGTTGGACGATCCTTTGGTACACGGCCTGGTTATCGTCTTGGTGTCCGCTCTGTTGGTCACATGGCTGGAATATGCTACGGGTTGGATACTGGACAGAGTTTTTCATCGAAAATGGTGGGATTACCAGGGCCGAAAAATGAATATCGGTGGTTACGTCTGTGTAGAATACTCCCTGCTCTGGGGAGCCTTGGCTTTGGTGCTGGCAGAGTTGATCCATCCAGCCATCCTACTGCTGCTCACCCCTTTGCCGAGCTGGTTCGATATCGCGGCAGCATGGATCATCCTGTTGTATTTTGCTATAGATACAGGCGTCTCAGTCAGCAGGGAATGGCAGCGCAAGCATTCATCCAGTCTACATAGACTTAAACTACGCTAG
- the rpmG gene encoding 50S ribosomal protein L33 gives MRVVITLACTETGDRNYTTTKNKKTHPERMELRKYCPRLRKYTLHRETR, from the coding sequence ATGAGAGTTGTTATAACTTTGGCATGTACTGAGACAGGCGATCGCAACTATACAACTACCAAAAATAAGAAGACGCATCCTGAGCGTATGGAACTGCGCAAATACTGTCCGCGGCTGAGAAAATATACGCTGCATAGAGAGACTCGTTAA